The genomic interval CGCCGTGGGCCACGCCGATGCTGGCCCCCATACAGCCCGAGGTATGGTAGCCGTTAAGCGGGGGGTTGACGCCCAGACCGTAGCAGCCGATGTCTCCGAATACCAGCACGTTGTATAGTCGTAGGGCGTAAAACACCGGCCGGTGGCCGCAGCCCGGGCAGAGCATGGGCGGCCGGGGAGGCAGTTGCACCGCCGGGGCGGGGCTAGAAGCGGGTTCCTGGCCGCCCGCCCCCGGGGGCAACAGGCCCGCCTTGCGTGCGCACTCCCGCACCAGGCCGGGGCTTAGCTCTCCTACGGCGGGGAAGACGGATTTGCCCCGGCACTCTATGCCTAAAAGCCTCACCTGCTCCTCCAGGAACGGGTCCAGTTCCTCCACCACCAGGACCCGCTTTACCGCCGCGGCAAACCGCCGGATTTTTTCCTCCGGCAAGGGCCAGGTCGTGCCCAGTTTCAGGAAACTGGCCTCGGGGAAGACTTCCCGGGCGTACTGGCAGGCTACGCCGGCGGCGATGATGCCCAGTTCCGGGTCGCCCATTTCGATGCGGTTTATCTCCAATTCCTCGAAGTACTCCGCCAGCCGCTTTAGCCGCTCTTCGATTATGGGGTGCCGCTTTCGGGCGTAGGCCGGCACCATGACGTACTTGGCCGGGTCGCGGCGGTAGGGCCGGGACTCCGTCGGCGCAGGGGCCGGGGGGTCTTCCCGTTCCACCGGGCTCTTGGAGTGGGAGATGCGGGTGGTGCTGCGCACCAGCACCGGGGTGTCGAAGCGTTCGCTGATTGCAAAGGCCAGTTTGGTGAATTGCTTGGCCTCTTCGCTGTCCGCCGGCTCCAGCATGGGTACCTTGGCGAAACGGGCGTAGTGGCGGTTGTCCTGCTCGTTCTGGGAGCTGTGCATGCCCGGGTCGTCGCAGGTTACCAGTACCAGGCCGGCTTCGATGCCGGTGTAGGAGGTGTAGAAGAGGGTTTCGGCGGCTACGTTGAGCCCCACGTGTTTCATGGCCGCGAGGGCCCGCCGGCCGGCATAGGCCGCTCCCGCGGCCACGTCCGCGGCGACCTTCTCGTTGGGGGCCCACTCGGCGTACACCCCCGGGTAGCGGGCAAGATTTTCCAGGATCTCGGTGCTGGGGGTGCCGGGGTAGGCGGCCGCCACCCGGACCCCCGCCAGGTAGGCGCCGTAGGCGATGGCTTCGTTGCCGGACATGAGCTGTTTGGGCATTTGCTCCCGCCTCCC from Clostridia bacterium carries:
- the iorA gene encoding indolepyruvate ferredoxin oxidoreductase subunit alpha, yielding MPKQLMSGNEAIAYGAYLAGVRVAAAYPGTPSTEILENLARYPGVYAEWAPNEKVAADVAAGAAYAGRRALAAMKHVGLNVAAETLFYTSYTGIEAGLVLVTCDDPGMHSSQNEQDNRHYARFAKVPMLEPADSEEAKQFTKLAFAISERFDTPVLVRSTTRISHSKSPVEREDPPAPAPTESRPYRRDPAKYVMVPAYARKRHPIIEERLKRLAEYFEELEINRIEMGDPELGIIAAGVACQYAREVFPEASFLKLGTTWPLPEEKIRRFAAAVKRVLVVEELDPFLEEQVRLLGIECRGKSVFPAVGELSPGLVRECARKAGLLPPGAGGQEPASSPAPAVQLPPRPPMLCPGCGHRPVFYALRLYNVLVFGDIGCYGLGVNPPLNGYHTSGCMGASIGVAHGADHAGVKERRAAIIGDSTFFHAGIPPLIDVLYNRGTTTVIVLDNRTTAMTGHQDHPGTGRTLLRQETVAVAVEDLARAVGFRKVDVVDPFDFKTLRQLIREHVDSHEPSVLVARHPCVLLTREYKPAYRVDPERCNDCGVCRKLGCAPLIKVNGKMAIDPLLCVGCGFCAQVCGRKAIVPAGEGGDSQ